The following coding sequences are from one Granulicella sp. L56 window:
- a CDS encoding alpha/beta hydrolase, giving the protein MAANREVLSRRRLAVTALSASAALFSSHRLSAQGSGTLPGESVDTDTPAPKRGTNTSFAPLKQVDAGLLKVGYAEAGPADGAAVILLHGWPYDIYSFVDVVPLLAAKGYRVIVPYLRGFGTTRFLSGETMRNGQQSVVALDTIALMDALKISKAILAGFDWGARTANIIAALWPERCKALVSVSGYLIGSHAAGKVPLPPKAELQWWYQFYFATERGEAGYEKYRRDFAKLIWQLASPGWNFDNATFDRSAASFDNPDHVKIVIHNYRWRQAVAEGELEYNELEKRLAASPVIAVPTITLEGDANAAPHLDASAYANKFSGKYAHRIITGSIGHNLPQEAPTDFAQAVVDVDGY; this is encoded by the coding sequence ATGGCTGCTAATCGTGAAGTTCTATCCCGTCGTCGCCTTGCGGTGACCGCACTTTCGGCGAGCGCTGCCCTGTTCTCATCGCACAGACTCTCCGCACAGGGGAGTGGAACCCTGCCCGGAGAATCGGTCGACACCGATACTCCCGCGCCGAAGCGAGGCACAAACACGTCCTTCGCTCCCCTCAAGCAGGTTGACGCCGGCCTCCTCAAAGTTGGGTATGCTGAAGCCGGACCCGCCGACGGGGCCGCCGTGATCCTTCTGCACGGCTGGCCCTACGATATCTACAGCTTCGTCGATGTTGTGCCGTTGCTGGCAGCAAAGGGTTACAGGGTCATCGTTCCGTATCTGCGTGGCTTTGGAACAACCCGTTTTCTTTCCGGCGAGACCATGCGCAATGGTCAGCAGTCGGTGGTTGCTCTCGACACCATCGCTCTCATGGACGCACTGAAAATCAGTAAGGCGATCCTTGCCGGCTTTGATTGGGGAGCGCGAACGGCCAACATCATCGCAGCACTCTGGCCCGAACGCTGCAAGGCTCTCGTCTCCGTGAGCGGTTATCTGATCGGTAGCCACGCCGCCGGCAAAGTGCCCTTGCCTCCGAAGGCTGAACTCCAGTGGTGGTATCAGTTTTACTTTGCCACCGAACGCGGCGAGGCGGGGTACGAGAAATATCGGCGTGACTTCGCGAAGCTCATTTGGCAGCTCGCATCGCCGGGATGGAACTTCGACAATGCCACATTCGATCGCAGCGCGGCATCCTTCGATAATCCGGATCACGTCAAAATCGTGATCCACAACTACCGCTGGCGGCAGGCTGTGGCTGAAGGAGAGCTGGAGTATAACGAGTTGGAAAAGCGACTAGCCGCGAGTCCCGTCATCGCCGTGCCCACTATCACCCTGGAAGGTGATGCCAATGCCGCACCGCATCTGGACGCCAGTGCCTATGCCAATAAATTCTCCGGCAAGTATGCTCATCGAATCATCACAGGCAGCATCGGCCACAACCTACCTCAGGAAGCCCCGACTGACTTTGCCCAGGCCGTCGTGGATGTTGACGGCTATTGA
- a CDS encoding sensor histidine kinase, producing MNLLANSLPQNSVNIEVPASINVAKLGLLAASIAHEVNQPLSGIITNASTCLRMLALDPPNIHGALETARRTIRDGNRAAEVVTQLRALFANNDPLTEPVNLNDAARDVIALTWDELQRNHVVLQLELTDGLPPVSGLRGQLQQVILNLLRNGSEAMKDVEDRPRQLLIRTGLDEHGHVRLTVVDSGIGFDAQATAMLFEAFYTTKSSGMGIGLSICRSIVERFSGHLWAMPNDGPGATFSFSIPCFSAMPKSRDGVTRCNQFEHSDHVAEPPDFKRHKAITIRLTNTNVSTETIV from the coding sequence ATGAATCTGCTTGCAAATTCGTTGCCCCAGAACTCAGTAAACATTGAAGTCCCCGCGTCCATCAACGTTGCAAAACTTGGATTGTTAGCCGCGTCGATTGCACACGAAGTCAATCAACCGCTATCGGGGATCATCACCAATGCCAGCACCTGCTTGCGGATGTTGGCGCTTGATCCTCCCAACATTCACGGCGCACTCGAAACGGCACGACGCACGATCCGCGACGGCAACCGCGCCGCTGAGGTCGTCACACAACTCCGCGCACTCTTCGCCAACAATGACCCCCTGACCGAACCCGTGAATCTGAATGATGCCGCGCGAGACGTCATCGCACTGACATGGGACGAGTTGCAGCGAAACCACGTAGTCCTTCAGTTGGAACTTACAGACGGTCTCCCGCCTGTCTCAGGTTTGCGTGGGCAACTTCAGCAGGTCATTCTAAATCTGCTTCGAAACGGATCGGAGGCGATGAAAGATGTCGAAGACCGTCCAAGGCAGTTGCTGATTAGAACCGGACTCGACGAACACGGCCATGTTCGCTTGACCGTTGTAGACTCCGGGATCGGGTTCGACGCTCAAGCCACCGCGATGCTCTTCGAAGCGTTCTACACCACGAAGAGTAGCGGCATGGGCATCGGGCTATCCATCTGCAGGTCTATCGTGGAGCGCTTCAGCGGTCATCTATGGGCAATGCCAAACGACGGCCCCGGAGCCACATTTTCATTCTCAATTCCATGCTTTTCAGCAATGCCGAAGAGTCGCGACGGCGTCACGCGTTGCAATCAGTTTGAACATTCAGATCATGTGGCAGAACCGCCTGATTTTAAGAGACATAAAGCCATCACCATCAGGCTGACCAATACAAACGTATCGACCGAAACCATTGTCTAA